In Euphorbia lathyris chromosome 2, ddEupLath1.1, whole genome shotgun sequence, the sequence tatttattgatgtggcaatataaaaataatcagtaaataatgttaattaaagACGATTttgtattataattattaaataacgAATGAATTTATATTCCGAGTAatatttactttaaaaaaaatcaaatctgaTTCAATTTGTGGCAAATAATTCTTTAACTTATATGGTTCATTGATCAAACCAAATTTAATAACCATTATTTTTGTcaatattttgatttaatttGAATCATATTTTTTCCAATTAATAGTATATTTAGAATTGCTAAAAAAATAGTGTATTTATCATagtaatttgttaattttttaaaaactaaTATGAccattataaataaattaatatattatttaaagtttatacattttataattttaacatCTCGTCACTATGCATACTATCTTCAAAATCCataaaatggaataaaaaataaaaataataaaataaaaaataaaggttaaaacaatttttttccAATATTCatatcttataatatataatatttaaattgtaaagatataatatatatatatataggatatACACGCAAACACTATCGAAATTAAATACacctttattcattttttttctaaGAAAAAGAGGTTATGAATAAGAAGAATAATAAGATGACAATGAAAAGGAAGCTAGGAGAGACAACAAAATATGATTTTGAAGTCCATGCAATGATAAATGTGTTTTGAAATTCAACTAATTTAAAAAACCGTTATGAATTGAATTTAAATAAGATGGAAACTGACCTTTAATGAATctcaaacaaactaaaaaaaggTAATATGAACTAAGAAATGAAACCATGCAAAACCTTTGAATCGTGTGGAGCTGAAATTCAGCAGCCTTCCCCTTTGTCGATGCACGTGTCGTTGGTTGCGGTAGAATTGGCTCCATCACACGGGCCCGTGTCCCAAATGTCGTCATCAATTGCTTCAAATTTTTAAGCAATATTGCCATGGTTGGACAACCTTTTTTAAAGTTgtaaaacattttttaatataaaaaaaatgaatactaGTATtgcattttaatatttataattaaaataaattatatataatataataatttgtggGGCTAGTGCGTAACTTATAAAGTCGATTATTGATGGTGTATTTTTTAACAAAAGTTATCAAAATGATGTGGATGAATGAGaggataaaatattatatttttatttttttttggtaagaatggaagaaaaaaaaaaacaaacaaaaacctaacccgggatcagtctaggaagactgaccccaatcctatcctcaagaagagaaggtaacagaaaagaaggagaaacagaaagggtagaaacacctaacatccccccatgcccagcagctgccaagcgatccgccatgcggttttgctccctataaatatgggagaaggtaagagaatcgaaggcaggacgaagcctcaagatggttttaatgagattctgactcttaagacaaacagcctgtctatccgaaatcctgttgatagcctccaaattgtcagactccaccgaaagtcttttaacacccatgcgaatggcgagtttaatgccagacaagatcccccagagctccgcagtaaaggaggagcccgtacctaagttatgggtaaacccagccagccaggcgccaccagcatcccgaagaactccaccagcagcaattctgccattactaaggcaggagccatccgtattcaacttgacaaccccttccctgggcttcctccaaccaactaactggacctctttaaccggggaggggtgaaccaggggctctccttcaaaactctttgtaataacagagagttttttcgagaagtaaaaccggaggtcaggaataaagacagtcttctcagcaaataacttttcattcctccatttccacatttggtgacaaataatagcgaagagaatagccccgtgctccatactggccaacaaattcccattaacgccttcagagaaccagtcaatatcagagaaccccataaaggaaggaaggatgtggtgaggaaggaccccttcccaaacctttctgcTATTCGGACAATCCCTCAAaacatggcacaaggtttccacatggctgCTGCATCTGCTagaggcaccagatacagccaagtgccttctgtgtctatctgcattcgtgaggagcctgtctttgactcccagccataggaaactcctaatgcggtaggggactttgagggcctaaatggacttccaaatttccaagggaggatcatcCCTATTatgggtaaaagcttcataagccgatttgcaagaataagaaccattattagtcaaggcccatcagtgtctgtccttatcctcctcctgattactaatcttcacacctctaatattaaggaggatctccaggctaagaaaggagtcgaacttagaccagatccagtctccctccgagtccaccacatcagcaattctccaggagaggagatcattcggcggaggggcgatgcacacctcaatcaacagtttgtcaccaatccaggtgtcataccagaaactaatggatctcccattacccacctccaagccaatccccatacagaactcagcaaaaacagcactaagccctttccagaggaaggaacagctgacaaccctctccttcgggccaccaaagattctatctttcctatacttgccgcacagaagacgaacccaaagggaggagggggattgccacattctccaaagaagcttcattaacaggactttattattgtccttagcttgccttataccaagaccccccctgctcttaggctggcaggcttcctttcaagggaccaggtgaatcttcctcccatcctcagactctccccacagaaaacgccgattaattttatcaaggtcgttgaggaccggctcagggagcttacaggcttgcatgatgtgatttggagcagcgcagttgatagactggattaaagtaaggcgacctgcaagggaaagataattagctttccagctagcacacaaaccgttagatttgtccaaaatgtctttaaaagaggctttggacaccctgtcactatgaagagggaccccaaggtatttcccaaacgattaagtcaggggaatgccagacatctcactcagtcttctacacaagctattatccatattcttggaacaaagcatacgggatttatggatgttaatcttctggccagaagcctcataaaagcagtcgaggatatccatcacagccttaatttgttcctcattaccctccacaaaaagcatgacatcatcagcaaagagtaaatgggtaacaggggggcaatgtctgttgatggaaacagggtggagagtccctttgctcaccgcctcttggatcaggtgagacaatctttccatggcaataacaaaaaggaaggggctcataggatccccttgacgaatacccctggatggagagaactcatccaacatatccccattgatcataacctggaaaacaggagaggagatacactttccaatcaaattcctccagttctccgggataccagctttggctaaactatctagaagaaagctccagttcaacctatcataggctttctccagatccagcttgagagccacgatccctttcttgcctttcttaatcttcatagaatggacaacctcataggcaataacaacgttatccatcaattgtcttctaggaacaaagctcccttgattttggctgataatatccggaaggatcttccggattctattagccacaatcttagtaatagctttatacaagacattacaaagactgatgggtctcatctggagaaaggaagaaggcttggcaaccttaggaatcaagacaatgagggttttattaaccaaactgatatcgttcgaaccaccaaagacacctaacacaaagctgtatataccctctttaacagtgtcccagtgtttatgatagaaactagcggggataccatcaataccaggagccttagtggaaccgatgctggagaaggccagatcaatgtctttaagctcaatgggatggaaagcattattaatagcatcctcccccaaacgaggaaaggaaatgccagagtgggcactctctaggtccacagcttcctctctgaacaggtccttgtagaaatatgaccaaaattatttttattccaaacgaacctccaagcaacgctgaacaccttccattctcctcaagagtttgttcttcctcctaataatatgaccaaaattatttttattccaaacagccacattcctcctgaattcctcagtagcgaggagaacatcagagtggggatgccaattgcttttaacgaaatccttaaactcggggtgagactcccaagccaccagatacctaaaaggtctattacctttcagccgatttcctttgaccaaattaatgaggatagggcaatggtctgagtgacggaaagggagattaagtaccttgacctcaggaaacctataaatcgctgcaatattagcgtacaccttatccaacctaacaaacacactattccttttccaggtaaatttgtggccagcagcacccaggtccgaaagcccgcacatatccatactttgcttatgattaagacaccggttcacataatgattaccccctcctctctgatcactcaagagggcaatgtcattaaaatccccggcaaccaaccacgcctccaccatgttagagctaaaagaatgaaggatctcccacagccttcttcggttagtcgaaacaggatcagcatagacgaaggtaataaagaagggtttattacccgggtaacacacattactatggatgaattgactgtccatagtaacaatatcaatattgacttgacctggcttccaaaagagccaaatcccccctgcccagccagtagcctccgacctgacgcaattccaattcttaaactttctaaccacctcatctgctttggctccactaaccttggtctcaagaaggacaaagcaagaagggttaaactgtttaatgagatcattgacatgaatgcgggtagccttgctcgccgcacctctaacattccaaacgaagaagtccatcagagggggagactacagacgcaggcccaaaccctagatcaggtatttgttcggggctccagagagcctagaggcggtcccaaaaggaccccttttatccaaagaattcaaaccatgaaggttctttttaggtttccctttgggattcttcatgtttaacttactcactcctatagtcttaccaataggagcatcaacaggaggatgtagagtactcgcctccctactcaaacccttcccagctgacaggatagactagggaatctctttgcctttagcagaagcattagagacaaagagaggattaatagaattacccagactagaggcatgctctaccgactcctgaccaggcatgcttaaatcaatctgcttatcagaaggatccgagtcctgatcttcctccatagacaaaacaccgaACCTTCACCCGGAACTCGAAGCTGagtccactccagtctcaatccccttcttaatatccggggttctgaccttgatctcaggagcaatctggagagtagtcatcttcgtactgatatctggtgaatgattagcattaacattagcccgtggcttccttctcactggcctcttggcaagcatccatgggccaaagctccttacttccccttgactcttctcagcttcgcctatgataggttgcaccaactcctccacgtccttcctcctcttaggacaaccctcaagggtatggccaaacataccacattcatagcagatgttgtgtataccttcatattcaatatgatagaccttgttttgagtacagaactgagaaagaagaggcttagcgagatcaatatcgatacagaccctggcaaacttgcctctcactgccccaatggtagtcttatcaacatggtgaactttcccaacaaggctaccaatcttgttcaggaacctaaccaatcttgttcaggaacctatcactgtagtattcaagaggtaggcccgggaacctaacccaagtaaggatcctgttaacagagcaatcatggggatcaaaatttgggacccaatgtctcagagccaacacatgattggagataatatacggaccaccattcacaacaacattgaaatcctcagcccttgtgaatttaatgacataatagtcattttcaaggtctgtgctagtaacctttcctttctttgcccattgagcctggatcctctgggcaaaataattgaaattgATCCTTTTTCCCAACACAGTGACGATTAACGCCAATTTCCACTTcgatctcatgacccgcttgtcatctgaggatagccggatcctaggacacaacgggttatcaggctctccatcctcagaatcggaatcagagagaaaatccccggaatcattctcaaaagcatccacctccatcatgggatcctcctctgacacccctaacaacttatccctccaggagggGCCTCCCAAATCCACGAAAACTCCCGCTTGAGCGGCTTGCGCAGTCTGTGCGGCTTGCGCGGCCTGTGCGGCTTGCGCGGCCAGCACGGCCTGCGCGGCCTGCGCGGCCTGCGCGGCCAACGAAAGTCGCACGGCATGCTCATCCTACTGGGGAGAGACGGCCGGTACTCCCTGTGGCCCAAGCACCGGAAGCGGCCCTCTAACTCCGGAATCATGCGCGCATCCCTCCGCGAAAAACGAGTCCAcggccgcggccgcggcaccaaCACCTTCCAGCCCCCGATCGGCCGCCGCATCCCTAGAAGCCCCCAACGGCACCGGCGCACCCCTAGCACCCCCCATCGAAACCGCCGGATCCGCCTCCCCACCATCCACCCACTCCGATCTACTCCTATCCCTCGACCGATCCCTCCGAATCCCGCTGCTCCGCCTCCTCCCCTAAGGAGATCCCTCGGATCTCCCATCATCCGCCGCCGCCCACGCCTCATCGATCCCGGAGTCATTGCCCCGCCCTCGGATCTcccataaaaatattatattttttattaagatTTGTTAATTTTTGATATTCTTTTTTAAGAAACTTCTATTGGAAATAGACATGTCCACGGACTCAGTGTACCCGGCCCGCACAGGACCGTGTCCCTTAGATCGGGCTTGAACAACGGGATTAATTTTAAGTAtgggtataatttttttttaagaaacctCTATTGGAAatatattcaatatatatattttaagtataaattttatttttttataattaaaaattatgtatatagtTTTAGGTGGGTTTATATGGATTGGTTtttggatttgatttttaaacccgAGTCCAGTCTAACTCTAGTCCGCCTAAATTAATAgaaagctgagctgagttttaTTACCTGCTTTCGGGTCAATTACACTTATGTCAACTGAAGTTTACCATTTTTAATGTTATGATTGAAATTCAATTCTTAACGTTATGATtactgaattttatatttttgaacATGCGTTGACCAACCTTTTTAACCGTTGACCAATCTTTAAATTAGTAAACaataatttaagaattaaaatagaGTGGCCACGGGTAGAGTAGATTGGCCATGCGTGTAATTTAACCCTTTCCTTTCTGATTTCAGACTAATTTCATTCTCAGGTCATATTCTACACTTCCTAAAATCACTTGATCCAATTTTTGTGATCGAAGTCAGTCGGGAAAACTCCGCCGGCCAGTTTACCTACTGGAGATAGAATCAAATGATGCCATAAAGGAATGGGGACGGGCGCTTCAAGAGAAGAGCCACGGACTGGTTTTGTAGGGCCACGGATTGGCGAACAGGAGTtagattcttttgatttcatAAAGAATAAGCTTCAATTGGAAAAGCCATCCACCTCTTACTCTCAACCAAAGCTTCAGGTAATGGCTGCTCATTCAATCCAGTTTTGACAATTTTCGATAGGGATTTTCGCTGCTTAATTAACGAATTGGAGAACATTTTCTTTTGAATCAACCTTCGTTTTCATTAGATTTTCATAATTAACCATATTATTCGTACAATTTAGACTGTTCCGAAGTGGAATTTAAAGTTCTACGCATTCAATAACTGATATAATACTGTTTTACAGTGATTTCTGTTGTTTTTCATTTCAGTCTCTAGCTCACTTACATAGGAGTAGTATTCCGACGAAGTCATTTACTTACCAAGAGCTAGCAAAAGCCACTGATGATTTCTCAGACAACAACTCCCTCGGCTGGGATGGTTGTTGTTATTATGTTTATCGAGGGAAACTTTCGACTACCGAAGTTATGATTAAGGACTTTGGAGCTTGTTAAGATGGTTGGATACTGCGTTGGTGCAGGTATCAGAATGCTTGTTTTGGAGCTTGTTCCCAACAACACCTTGGACTTTCATTTATATGGTGAGCTATTCCCCTCTGATAATTTAGCTTTGTTAGATATTCCATGTCCCTTAATTAGGGAGCTATATAGCTACTTATGTATGTGAGGCCACATCCTCCTTTGAGGTACCTCTTGGGTTGAGTTAGACATTTGTTTACCTGATATTTGCTTCACGATCCATATGGTTTTGGGCATGAGTGTGCCTGTTAGATATACTGCATTGCTTAATTAGAGAGCTATATAGCTCTTTATATATGTGAGTCAATTCTCCTTCTATGACGTACCTTTTTGCAGTGGGCTTGGCCTTTGCTTACACTTTTCTTATCTTAATATGTAACAAATTTTGAGGTTTCAAAACCTTATATCCTACCATTTAATGCGAAAGGCTTCTCGGTATGAAATGAGTCTGCTTCTTATAAGCTATATGAGGCATATATATGTTCATTATAATCATGTCATATAACACATCTGTTTGTGTTTGTAAGTTAAGCTGTTAAGTGTGAAAACGACATTGCAGGAGGGGAAACACCTAGCATCAATTGGGAAAACAGAATGAAAATAGCTTTAGGTGTTGCGAAAGGATTGGTGTATTTACACAAAGATTGTGAGTATATGAAATGAAGAATTTCTATTGCTTCTAATTAATTAACTGGTAATAAGCCATATGATAATATGAGGTTTAAGTATATCTCAATTCTTATTTGATTCTCATCTTTAGGTGATCCCACTGTCATTCATAGGATTATTAAGTTGAGCAATGTACTTCTTGATTTTGACTTCGAGCCGAAGGTAAAACTTATGAGACAAATTTATTACAGTTCAGTCATTCTcgctaaatatttataaatttcaaaGAACACATTTTTTAAGTTGTTGAATTGAACAGATTCGTGCCATTGTGCCCTTATACATCTTTTTTATTCTATGAAGTCCTAAAACTTTATACCTGTCCAAATTAGTAATCCTAATGCAGTTTAATGCTTGGATATGAAACAGATAGTTCAAGTTCTAGAAGGAGATATGTCGATGAAGCTTTTATGGCAGCACGGAAAAGATAAGCATTACATACGTACTCTATTATGTTAGAATCTAGCAACATTTTACTTGGAATACTTTTAAGCACATGTTCATtgttttgtaaaaggctgctgcTGCTGATAGAGATAAAGAAGTCATTTTGTACTCAAGGGGGAGGGGGCTCTGTGTTCTTCATATTTCTGTAAACCCATTTAAGTTGAATAGATATGAAAATATCTCTTTAGTTCTCTGCGAGAACCATAATATGCTTCGTTCGGCATAAAAAGTTGTGTTGCGGGTATAGGATCCCCTGTGGTAATGGAGAGTGTCACCTACGGGCAGCCGTGGGGCCAGAACTTAAGGTTTGGGACCTTGACTAGTGACGGAGAGGGTGGCTGAAAACCAGCAGAGGCAGCCTTAAAACCACTCTACCATGGGGTGGTGTAGGCGGCTAAGGCACTACCATGCTCCCTAAACTTTGGGCTGTTTCCCGCCTCTGCCtatgtgtatgtatatatatgtattttattgGAAAATGATTGCtgtaaagaaaagaaaagaaaatctgCAATTGTTATAATGTGGAACTTATA encodes:
- the LOC136217351 gene encoding proline-rich receptor-like protein kinase PERK5, coding for MVGYCVGAGIRMLVLELVPNNTLDFHLYGGETPSINWENRMKIALGVAKGLVYLHKDCDPTVIHRIIKLSNVLLDFDFEPKIVQVLEGDMSMKLLWQHGKDKHYIRTLLC